Genomic DNA from Alistipes indistinctus YIT 12060:
CTTCATGGAGGGGTATATCGTGCGTTTCGTCAAAAAATCGCCGATGCGGGTCGATCCCGTGTGTGAGCATTACGGCGTCTGCGGCGGCTGCAAATGGCAGCATTTGCCTTACGAGGAGCAGTTGCGTTTCAAACAGGAACAGGTGACGGACCAGCTCGCCCGCATCGGTAAGGTCGACCTGCCTGCGGTCAGTCCGATTATCGGCTCAGAAAAGACTTTTTTCTATCGTAACAAATTGGAATTCACCTTCTCCAGTAAACGCTGGCTGACCGACGAGGAGGTGGCTTCGGGCACCGAGTTTGCCGACAACGAAGCGCTGGGCTTCCATATTCCCAATATGTTCGACAAGGTGCTCGACATCCGCAAATGCTGGCTGCAGGCCGATCCGTCGAACCCGATCCGCATGGCTGTGCGCGAGTTCTGCATTGCCGGCGGCTATTCGTTTTACAAGCCCCGCGAGCACGCCGGGTTGATGCGCAACCTCATCGTGCGCACCTCTTCGACGGGCGAAGTGATGGTGATCGTCATCTTCGGCGGGGATGACCGCGAACGGATCGGGGCGCTGATGGAGCACCTGGCCCTCCGTTTCCCTGAGATTACCTCGCTGATGTACGTGGTCAACACGAAGTTCAACGACACGATCGGCGACCTGGATATCCAATGCTACAAGGGGCGCGATCACATCTTCGAGGAGATGGAGGGACTGCGTTTTAAGATCGGCCCCAAGTCGTTTTACCAGACCAATTCGGCG
This window encodes:
- the rlmD gene encoding 23S rRNA (uracil(1939)-C(5))-methyltransferase RlmD yields the protein MARKKANYPLIESLEIVSVAAEGKALGRYNDVVVFVPMAVPGDVVDVQVRSKRRRFMEGYIVRFVKKSPMRVDPVCEHYGVCGGCKWQHLPYEEQLRFKQEQVTDQLARIGKVDLPAVSPIIGSEKTFFYRNKLEFTFSSKRWLTDEEVASGTEFADNEALGFHIPNMFDKVLDIRKCWLQADPSNPIRMAVREFCIAGGYSFYKPREHAGLMRNLIVRTSSTGEVMVIVIFGGDDRERIGALMEHLALRFPEITSLMYVVNTKFNDTIGDLDIQCYKGRDHIFEEMEGLRFKIGPKSFYQTNSAQAYELYRVAREFAELGGGEVVYDLYTGTGTIANFVARRCRKVVGVEYVPEAIEDAKVNSALNGIDNTVFYAGDMKDVLNDRFIAENGRPDVVILDPPRAGIHEDVARTVLRAAPQRIVYVSCNPATQARDIAIFDADYRVTRIQPVDMFPHTHHVENVVQLVRR